A genomic stretch from Aedes albopictus strain Foshan chromosome 2, AalbF5, whole genome shotgun sequence includes:
- the LOC134286688 gene encoding uncharacterized protein LOC134286688, translating into MSQSHTPKTRAAKAAAAAKLKQQLDADVENYSTNWEITADAETLKELSSLSRQRDQVSMKLTRVQRALATAKHVISPSQLRTYLKNIDDAYNEFSAVHSKLIAAIPDEAFRQQEEIYVAFEERYNHVRTVIDELMVSRETDATRAPLPQPQVIVQQQPLKVPIPTFDGSYANWPKFKAIFQDLMANSGDSDAIKLYHLDKALVGEAAGVLDAKVISEGNYQQAWAILTDRFENKRIIVETHIRGLFNIPKMASGTCKELRRLHDECTRHVESLKYLEQKFLGVSDLFLVHILSSSMDQATRMAWEATQKKGEIPTYAQTISFLQTRCQMLENCEMAFQNPTSQPLPKPSSKGQAPSKAAGVKVHAAATESQKKDKCDFCQGPHRNYQCDAISSLPFEKRIEKVRTSGVCFNCLRKGHSARDCPSPKTCQKCQKRHHTQLHNEEPKQEPKPSVSVPAQENRPPIDQNKTVFLPTAVVNVVDRNNRLHPCRALLDSGSQVNFITADLANRLGSERQRVDVPIRGINDVKTIAHDKVEVRFRSRVSDYQAQVQCLITPNVTGVIPSAKIDVSSWNIPFGVQLADPEFYKPEKIDMLLGAELFLQLLRPGHIKLDEDFPELRETSLGWVVAGVFRERSTANEVQHSLTASLDDVEEAIQRFWKIEEVPDASPLTSEEQECEAHFLATHRRTEDGRYIVRLPFRDNANELNDCRSVALKRFQMLQQRLQKNPELKQQYIEFMREYEQLGHCREIREENDDPKQQNYYLPHHAVLRPSSSTTKCRVVFDASAKANAASLSLNEVLQVGATVQKELYDVMLRFCKYKIAFTADVPKMYRQIIMDPRDTHFLRVFWCEQPSDRLRVLELTTVTYGTASAPFQATRCLQQLAEDESTDYPIGARIVKEDFYVDDALSGADSLPAAVEAVKQLKGIMQKGGFSLHKWCSNSNELLEHIPTAEQEQPAALEDYGPNGVIKVLGLLWDPKADIFQIARPVQRSLKQPATKRIIYSEVARLFDPLGLVSPVIVVAKLLVQRLWQCKIGWDDPVNDQTQKFWEDFANSLSALDTIAIPRRITFDEAVDYELHGFADASSVAYGACVYVRSLFSDGSAKLKLVTSKSKVAPLHELSTPRKELCAALLLTRLVEKVVHVLQMEFRHVVLWSDSQIVLAWMKRPAHRLKVFVRNRIAEINSKTAEYQWCYIRTTENPADIVSRGLLRTTCAKAVFGGTARHSFRALSTKQRTSKTSPRICFPK; encoded by the coding sequence ATGTCGCAAAGTCATACGCCGAAGACCAGGGCAGCTAAGGCCGCTGCAGCTGCAAAGCTGAAGCAGCAGCTGGACGCTGATGTGGAAAATTACTCGACCAACTGGGAAATCACCGCCGATGCTGAGACACTGAAGGAGTTGTCGTCGTTGTCCCGCCAGCGTGATCAAGTAAGTATGAAGCTAACGCGGGTGCAAAGGGCACTTGCCACTGCCAAACACGTGATCAGCCCTTCGCAGTTGAGGACGTATTTGAAGAACATCGACGATGCCTACAACGAATTCAGTGCCGTGCACAGCAAACTCATCGCCGCAATTCCGGATGAAGCCTTCCGCCAACAAGAGGAGATCTACGTTGCATTCGAAGAGCGATACAACCACGTCCGCACCGTCATCGACGAATTGATGGTTTCCAGAGAGACTGATGCCACCAGAGCTCCACTCCCGCAACCACAGGTAATCGTGCAGCAGCAACCATTGAAGGTCCCGATCCCCACCTTCGATGGATCATACGCCAACTGGCCGAAGTTCAAGGCCATATTCCAGGACCTGATGGCCAACTCTGGCGATTCCGACGCCATCAAGCTGTACCACCTAGACAAGGCGCTTGTTGGTGAGGCAGCTGGAGTTCTGGATGCCAAGGTCATCAGCGAAGGAAACTATCAACAAGCATGGGCCATCCTCACCGACCGCTTCGAGAACAAGAGGATCATCGTCGAGACACACATCCGTGGCCTATTCAATATCCCGAAAATGGCTTCGGGAACCTGCAAGGAGCTTCGACGACTCCACGACGAGTGTACCCGCCATGTCGAGAGTTTGAAGTATCTGGAGCAAAAGTTCCTGGGTGTATCCGACCTCTTCCTGGTCCACATCTTGTCGTCGTCGATGGATCAAGCAACGAGGATGGCATGGGAGGCCACGCAAAAGAAAGGTGAGATCCCAACGTATGCGCAGACCATTTCGTTTCTTCAGACAAGGTGCCAGATGCTGGAGAATTGTGAAATGGCATTCCAAAACCCCACCTCCCAGCCATTGCCGAAACCGAGTTCCAAAGGTCAAGCACCATCGAAGGCAGCTGGTGTGAAGGTTCATGCCGCTGCGACCGAATCGCAGAAGAAGGACAAGTGTGATTTCTGCCAGGGTCCACATCGTAACTACCAATGCGACGCAATCAGCAGCCTGCCGTTCGAGAAAAGGATTGAGAAGGTAAGGACATCCGGAGTGTGCTTCAATTGTCTTCGCAAGGGGCACAGTGCTAGAGATTGTCCATCGCCGAAGACGTGCCAGAAATGCCAGAAGCGGCATCATACGCAGCTCCACAACGAGGAACCAAAACAAGAACCGAAACCAAGTGTGTCCGTCCCAGCTCAGGAGAACCGCCCTCCCATCGACCAGAACAAGACCGTGTTCCTGCCTACAGCTGTTGTCAACGTGGTGGATAGGAACAATCGCCTTCATCCATGCCGTGCGCTTCTGGACAGCGGATCACAGGTGAACTTTATCACAGCTGATCTTGCGAACCGTCTCGGAAGCGAGAGACAACGTGTCGACGTGCCAATACGAGGTATCAACGACGTCAAGACTATCGCCCACGACAAAGTTGAGGTAAGGTTCCGGTCTAGAGTCTCCGACTATCAAGCGCAGGTCCAGTGCTTGATAACGCCCAACGTCACAGGAGTAATTCCGTCAGCCAAGATCGACGTTTCCTCCTGGAACATCCCCTTTGGCGTTCAACTCGCAGATCCAGAGTTCTACAAGCCGGAGAAAATCGACATGCTTCTCGGAGCAGAACTCTTCCTGCAGTTACTACGACCCGGCCACATCAAACTCGACGAAGACTTCCCTGAGCTGCGTGAAACCTCCCTAGGATGGGTGGTAGCTGGAGTCTTCAGAGAGCGTTCCACCGCCAACGAGGTACAACACTCGCTCACCGCATCGCTAGACGACGTCGAGGAGGCAATTCagcgtttttggaaaattgaagaaGTGCCTGATGCCAGCCCACTAACCAGCGAGGAGCAAGAGTGCGAGGCTCATTTTCTCGCAACTCACCGTCGGACTGAAGATGGACGTTACATCGTGAGGCTGCCGTTCAGAGATAACGCCAACGAACTGAATGATTGCCGCTCTGTTGCTTTGAAAAGGTTCCAGATGTTGCAACAGAGACTTCAGAAGAACCCAGAATTGAAGCAGCAGTACATCGAGTTTATGCGAGAATATGAGCAGCTGGGACACTGCCGAGAGATACGAGAGGAAAACGACGATCCGAAGCAGCAAAACTACTATTTGCCACACCACGCCGTACTTCGCCCTTCGAGTTCAACCACCAAATGCCGAGTGGTATTTGACGCTAGCGCAAAGGCAAACGCAGCAAGCCTTTCGCTCAACGAGGTCCTTCAAGTGGGTGCAACGGTACAGAAGGAACTGTATGACGTTATGCTACGATTCTGTAAGTATAAAATTGCATTCACCGCCGACGTTCCAAAGATGTATCGCCAGATCATCATGGATCCCCGAGACACGCATTTTCTTCGAGTGTTTTGGTGCGAGCAACCATCCGACCGCCTTCGTGTCCTGGAGCTTACCACGGTAACATACGGGACAGCCTCCGCACCATTCCAAGCAACCCGCTGTTTGCAACAACTAGCCGAAGACGAATCAACAGACTATCCTATTGGAGCCCGTATCGTGAAGGAGGATTTCTACGTCGACGATGCCCTTTCGGGCGCAGACTCGCTTCCAGCTGCTGTTGAAGCAGTGAAGCAGCTGAAGGGCATCATGCAGAAAGGAGGTTTTTCGCTACACAAGTGGTGTTCCAACTCAAACGAGTTACTGGAACACATTCCGACAGCTGAACAGGAGCAGCCAGCCGCTTTGGAAGATTATGGACCGAATGGAGTAATAAAGGTACTTGGCCTACTGTGGGACCCGAAAGCCGACATTTTCCAAATTGCCAGGCCAGTTCAGCGCAGTTTGAAGCAACCCGCCACGAAAAGGATCATTTATTCCGAGGTGGCAAGACTGTTCGATCCATTAGGTCTTGTGTCACCAGTCATCGTTGTTGCCAAACTACTTGTGCAGCGGCTCTGGCAATGCAAGATTGGATGGGATGATCCGGTGAACGACCAAACGCAGAAGTTCTGGGAGGACTTCGCAAATTCCTTGTCAGCTCTTGATACGATCGCTATTCCCAGACGAATTACCTTCGACGAAGCCGTAGACTACGAACTACACGGATTTGCCGATGCATCATCAGTGGCGTATGGTGCATGTGTTTACGTACGTAGCCTTTTCTCCGACGGATCAGCCAAATTAAAACTGGTTACCAGCAAATCCAAGGTGGCACCGCTACACGAGTTATCGACACCCCGAAAGGAGTTGTGTGCCGCACTACTACTGACTCGACTAGTTGAGAAGGTAGTCCATGTCCTACAGATGGAGTTTCGTCACGTCGTTCTCTGGTCGGACAGCCAAATAGTTCTGGCTTGGATGAAACGACCTGCACATCGACTCAAGGTTTTTGTACGCAATCGTATCGCCGAAATCAACAGTAAAACAGCAGAATATCAATGGTGCTACATTCGAACCACGGAGAACCCAGCGGACATCGTTTCCAGAGGACTACTTCGAACGACTTGTGCAAAAGCAGTCTTTGGTGGTACGGCCCGTCATTCCTTTCGAGCGTTGAGTACGAAGCAGAGGACATCGAAGACATCCCCGAGAATATGCTTCCCGAAATAA